In Spinacia oleracea cultivar Varoflay chromosome 5, BTI_SOV_V1, whole genome shotgun sequence, a single window of DNA contains:
- the LOC110805573 gene encoding cationic peroxidase 1-like, with protein MSSLSSFASKPFNSILQCCLFLVLIGAVSAQLSSTFYSGTCPNVLSTIQSAVQSAVGSGSRMGASLLRLHFHDCFATGCDGSILLNDTANFTGEKTAIPNVNSVRGYDVIDTIKSQVENICPGIVSCADIVAVAARDSVVALGGPSWTVPLGRRDSTTASLTLANSDIPAPFLNITELLRSFSNKGFSPQEMVALSGAHTIGQARCTTFPTRIYNETNINSTFATSLQANCPRNGGDDNLSPLDRTSSTTFDNAYFTNLLSLEGVLHTDQELFNGNGTGTTDSFVSSYSSSSSTFFTDFSDAMVKMGNVPGVELEEPCLVMLPCQTERT; from the exons ATGTCTTCCTTATCGTCTTTCGCATCGAAACCTTTCAACTCTATTCTTCAATGTTGCTTGTTTTTGGTACTAATTGGAGCAGTTTCAGCTCAATTATCATCCACTTTTTATTCGGGTACGTGTCCAAATGTACTCTCCACAATCCAATCTGCTGTTCAATCTGCGGTAGGGAGCGGTTCTCGCATGGGAGCATCCTTACTTCGGCTTCATTTCCATGACTGCTTTGCTACT GGGTGTGATGGTTCAATTTTGCTTAACGACACTGCAAATTTCACCGGAGAAAAAACAGCAATTCCAAATGTTAATTCGGTGAGGGGTTATGATGTGATCGACACAATAAAATCTCAAGTGGAGAATATATGTCCTGGGATCGTGTCTTGTGCTGATATTGTAGCTGTTGCTGCTAGAGACTCTGTGGTCGCG CTTGGTGGACCAAGTTGGACTGTACCATTAGGAAGAAGAGATTCAACTACGGCTAGTCTAACTTTAGCTAATTCTGATATTCCTGCCCCTTTCCTCAACATAACCGAACTCCTTAGATCATTTTCGAACAAAGGCTTTTCTCCTCAAGAAATGGTTGCTTTATCAG GTGCGCACACCATTGGGCAAGCAAGATGCACAACTTTCCCAACACGGATCTATAACGAGACTAACATAAACTCCACATTTGCTACGTCTTTGCAAGCAAATTGTCCTCGTAATGGAGGGGATGACAACCTTTCACCACTGGACAGAACAAGTTCAACAACGTTTGATAATGCATATTTTACCAACTTGTTAAGCCTAGAGGGTGTTCTTCATACCGACCAAGAATTATTTAATGGGAATGGTACAGGAACCACTGACTCTTTTGTCTCGTCTTATAGTTCGAGTTCTTCTACATTCTTCACCGATTTCTCTGATGCAATGGTTAAGATGGGTAATGTTCCGGGTGTGGAACTGGAGGAGCCCTGCTTGGTGATGCTGCCCTGTCAGACAGAACGAACgtaa
- the LOC130460917 gene encoding uncharacterized protein, with the protein MASGPSSGFGDAEHHPENPILEEVGLLRPFPLYVEEDLLVGSTESYLTPEVSYGPLNAAPDADWLKAARQHDYPGVGRELYAFPPGYELVVPADDARITAPPPGHIGLYSYHLDFGLRFPLDPTLAKFLKAFNVCLAQLHPFAIRTLVCYLWVVRFKGFPETLSLCKRLHSIRSSDNKEGSIGWFTTYTARGKMTCLGNPTGQRDWKGRFFWLRVPADFPLPRSFVSPNGKMEGVEVLVGHNLEDAAYEWFDSVVKRDANGKDVGRAPKNWLPQSMYILRNDVLSAMHLCNTHPHGRQHLDMSSLGLTADGTPQTNEPAEDPANAYRTIADVVGGRRASSRRTVRGGSSAASRTARGGGSVASRTSRGGGSAGVTAGASTSTPRSAPVSRATPSISASARRGQTTRGGGNIAGQRRPRPETESVSVDVTRTAADQLQSAHPDQVVNSSISEQVEIVTEEQDVPFV; encoded by the exons ATGGCAAGTGGTCCTAGCAGTGGTTTCGGCGACGCAGAGCATCATCCTGAGAATCCCATTCTCGAGGAGGTGGGGCTTCTCCGACCGTTTCCGTTGTATGTTGAGGAAGATTTGCTCGTTGGCTCGACTGAGAGTTATTTAACTCCTGAAGTTTCATATGGTCCCTTAAACGCTGCGCCGGATGCGGATTGGCTCAAAGCAGCTCGTCAACATGATTATCCTGGTGTTGGAAGGGAGCTTTATGCTTTTCCCCCTGGATACGAGCTGGTTGTCCCCGCAGATGATGCTCGTATTACTGCTCCTCCCCCAGGTCATATTGGGTTGTATTCATATCATCTGGACTTTGGGCTGCGCTTTCCCCTGGATCCAACCTTGGCCAAATTCTTGAAGGCTTTTAATGTCTGCCTGGCGCAGCTTCATCCGTTTGCTATACGGACTTTGGTCTGCTACTTGTGGGTGGTGCGTTTCAAAGGCTTCCCTGAGACTCTCTCTTTGTGCAAACGACTGCACAGTATTCGAAGCAGTGATAACAAGGAAGGGAGCATTGGTTGGTTTACCACTTACACTGCTCGAGGCAAAATGACCTGCTTGGGCAACCCCACTGGGCAGAGGGATTGGAAGGGTCGATTCTTCTGGCTTCGAGTTCCCGCTGACTTTCCTTTGCCTCGTAGCTTTGTTTCTCCAAATGGCAAGATGGAGGGTGTGGAGGTTTTGGTTGGTCATAACTTGGAGGATGCTGCTTATGAGTGGTTTGACTCAGTAGTTAAGCGCGACGCGAACGGAAAGGACGTCGGCCGTGCCCCTAAGAATTGGCTGCCTCAGTCGATGTATATTCTGCGGAATGATGTTCTTTCCGCTATGCACTTGTGCAACACTCATCCTCATG GTCGTCAACACCTTGATATGAGCTCCCTGGGTTTAACTGCTGATGGAACCCCCCAGACTAACGAGCCAGCTGAAGACCCCGCCAATGCTTACCGTACCATAGCTGATGTTGTTGGCGGACGCAGAGCAAGCTCTCGACGAACTGTTCGAGGGGGGAGTTCTGCTGCTAGTCGTACTGCTAGAGGTGGGGGTTCTGTGGCTAGCCGCACTAGCAGAGGGGGAGGCTCTGCAGGAGTAACCGCTGGGGCGAGCACCTCAACGCCACGTTCTGCCCCTGTTTCTCGGGCTACCCCTTCTATATCTGCCTCTGCTCGGCGTGGTCAGACCACACGGGGAGGGGGTAATATTGCGGGCCAACGTCGGCCTCGCCCTGAGACGGAAAGCGTTTCTGTTGACGTTACGCGAACTGCTGCAGACCAATTGCAATCTGCTCATCCTGACCAAGTCGTGAATTCCTCTATCTCCGAGCAGGTGGAGATCGTGACCGAGGAGCAGGACGTCCCTTTTGTGTAG
- the LOC130460918 gene encoding uncharacterized protein, with protein MLKGLTLPADRPLERVYTPGANACQKVLEAGVAVKELCDFFFFYQRKHDEHLALLEEKDRQIRDLTLENERASSSLTIANANVQTISVERDNLASEVVALRLTGENLAKAQTEVEAERKRTEDLAEQLSFVEQRHADELAELRLSVQKEVAAAVREFCRSDAQYALLTQRYDGG; from the exons ATGTTGAAGGGGTTAACACTGCCAGCTGACCGCCCTCTTGAGCGTGTTTACACCCCTGGGGCTAACGCCTGCCAAAAGGTGTTAGAG GCTGGGGTTGCTGTGAAGGAGCTCTGTGACTTCTTTTTCTTCTATCAGAGGAAGCATGATGAACATCTTGCTCTTCTTGAAGAAAAGGACAGGCAGATCCGAGACCTGACCCTGGAAAACGAAAGAGCATCCTCCTCCCTCACTATTGCCAATGCCAATGTTCAAACGATATCCGTCGAAAGAGACAACTTGGCTAGTGAGGTTGTAGCTCTGCGCCTAACTGGGGAGAATTTAGCTAAAGCTCAGACGGAGGTGGAGGCGGAGAGGAAACGTACTGAGGATTTGGCGGAGCAGCTAAGCTTTGTTGAGCAGAGGCATGCTGATGAGCTGGCAGAACTTCGCCTTTCTGTGCAGAAGGAGGTGGCTGCTGCTGTGCGAGAATTTTGTCGCTCTGACGCTCAGTATGCCCTTCTAACGCAGAGGTATGATGGCGGGTAG
- the LOC110805578 gene encoding cationic peroxidase 1: protein MASFLSSSRSKFSSFMLEFSLFLVLIGAASGQLTPNFYSSSCPNVLSTIQSVVQSAVNNESRMGASLLRLHFHDCFVNGCDGSILLNDTANFTGEQTALPNVNSVRGFDIIDAIKSQVESSCAGVVSCADILAVAARDSVVALGGPSWTVLLGRRDSTTANRSAANTNLPAPSMNLSNLTQLFLDHGFNAQELVVLSGAHTIGVAKCSTFQTRLAQDTNINSTFAASLRATCPSDGSGANNTVPLDKTSTTFDNVYFNDLLTQQGVLHSDQELFSGNATGITDTQVSSYNSNSSTFFTDFANAMQKMGNMSVLTGTSGEIRTSCSRINGASFNSIESKIIDFITTVFDM, encoded by the exons ATGGCTTCCTTCTTATCATCTTCAAGATCAAAATTCTCGAGTTTTATGCTTGAATTTAGCCTGTTTTTGGTGCTGATTGGAGCAGCTTCAGGTCAACTAACACCAAATTTCTATTCAAGCTCGTGCCCGAATGTACTCTCTACAATCCAATCTGTTGTTCAATCTGCAGTTAACAACGAGTCTCGCATGGGAGCATCCTTGCTCCGACTTCATTTCCATGATTGCTTTGTCAAC GGCTGTGATGGTTCGATATTACTTAACGACACTGCAAACTTCACTGGAGAACAAACGGCGTTACCAAATGTAAATTCAGTGAGGGGTTTTGATATAATCGACGCCATAAAATCACAAGTTGAGAGTTCTTGCGCCGGAGTTGTATCTTGTGCTGATATTTTAGCCGTTGCTGCTAGAGATTCCGTGGTTGCG CTTGGCGGACCAAGTTGGACAGTGTTATTAGGAAGAAGAGATTCAACAACAGCAAATAGAAGTGCAGCAAATACCAATCTTCCTGCTCCGTCTATGAATCTAAGCAACCTTACTCAATTGTTCTTAGACCATGGCTTTAATGCTCAAGAATTGGTTGTTTTATCAG GAGCACACACTATCGGGGTTGCAAAATGCTCAACTTTCCAAACACGGCTTGCACAAGACACCAACATAAACTCAACATTTGCTGCATCTTTGAGAGCAACTTGTCCAAGTGATGGATCAGGTGCAAACAACACCGTACCACTTGACAAAACTTCCACGACGTTCGACAATGTATACTTCAATGACTTGTTAACCCAACAAGGTGTTCTGCACTCCGATCAAGAACTGTTCAGTGGGAATGCTACTGGAATCACGGACACTCAAGTCTCGTCGTATAATTCGAATTCTTCAACATTCTTCACGGATTTCGCCAACGCAATGCAAAAGATGGGTAACATGAGTGTTCTTACTGGTACCAGTGGAGAAATCAGAACTAGTTGTTCGCGGATCAATGGTGCTAGCTTCAATTCTATTGAGAGTAAAATTATCGATTTCATCACTACTGTCTTTGATATGTAA